In the genome of Pseudomonas sp. P5_109, one region contains:
- a CDS encoding trimeric intracellular cation channel family protein: MLLMLYLIAITAEAMTGALSAGRRGMDWFGVVLIACVTALGGGSVRDVLLGHYPLTWVKHPEYLVLTTAAAMITVFTARWMRHLRSLFLVLDAMGLVAFTLIGCITALEMGHGMLVASVSGVITGVFGGILRDIFCNDIPLIFRRELYASVSFAAAWCYMLCIYLQLPDEQSILITLFGGFLLRLLAIRFHWEMPKFVYNDEA; the protein is encoded by the coding sequence ATGCTGCTGATGCTCTACCTGATCGCCATCACTGCCGAAGCCATGACCGGCGCCCTCTCTGCCGGCCGACGCGGGATGGACTGGTTTGGTGTAGTGCTGATCGCTTGCGTCACGGCGCTGGGTGGCGGGTCGGTGCGCGATGTGCTGCTCGGGCACTACCCGCTGACTTGGGTCAAACACCCGGAATACCTGGTGCTGACCACGGCTGCCGCCATGATCACGGTGTTCACGGCGCGCTGGATGCGGCATTTGCGTTCACTGTTCCTAGTGCTCGACGCCATGGGCCTGGTGGCTTTCACCCTGATCGGCTGCATCACCGCCCTGGAAATGGGCCATGGCATGCTGGTGGCCTCTGTCAGCGGCGTGATCACCGGCGTCTTCGGCGGCATCCTGCGGGATATTTTCTGCAACGATATTCCGCTGATCTTCCGGCGTGAGCTCTATGCCAGCGTCTCGTTTGCGGCGGCGTGGTGCTACATGCTCTGCATCTATCTGCAATTACCCGATGAACAATCGATTCTGATCACCTTGTTTGGCGGTTTTCTATTGCGCTTGCTGGCGATCCGTTTTCATTGGGAAATGCCCAAGTTCGTCTACAACGACGAAGCCTGA
- the orn gene encoding oligoribonuclease yields the protein MQNPQNLIWIDLEMTGLNPDTDVIIEMATIVTDSDLNTLAEGPVIAIHHSDEILAGMDEWNTRQHGGSGLTQRVRDSRISMAEAEAQTIAFLEKWVPKGKSPICGNSICQDRRFLYTHMKSLESYFHYRNLDVSTLKELAARWAPDVRDSFKKGSTHLALDDIRESVAELQHYRKHFIKA from the coding sequence ATGCAAAACCCACAGAACCTGATCTGGATCGACCTGGAAATGACCGGTCTGAACCCGGACACCGACGTCATCATCGAAATGGCCACCATCGTCACCGACAGTGACCTGAACACCCTGGCCGAAGGCCCGGTGATCGCCATCCACCACAGCGACGAAATCCTTGCCGGCATGGACGAGTGGAACACCCGTCAGCACGGCGGTTCCGGGCTAACCCAGCGGGTGCGCGACAGCCGCATCAGCATGGCCGAAGCCGAAGCACAAACCATCGCCTTCCTGGAAAAGTGGGTGCCGAAGGGCAAGTCACCGATCTGCGGCAACAGCATCTGCCAGGACCGTCGCTTCCTTTATACCCACATGAAATCCCTGGAAAGCTATTTCCACTACCGCAACCTCGACGTATCCACGCTCAAAGAGCTGGCTGCGCGCTGGGCCCCGGACGTGCGTGACAGCTTCAAGAAGGGCAGCACCCACCTGGCGCTGGACGACATCCGCGAGTCCGTCGCCGAGTTGCAGCACTACCGCAAGCATTTCATCAAGGCCTGA
- a CDS encoding caspase family protein: MRKGLFIGINDYTHVSRLSGCSNDAMAMASVLKTDANGDPNFKNIVLTSAEDYLSREKLEDQIRELFSGDCNVALLYFAGHGSFDTDTDEGMLIPQDYKSAKDGIRLSDILNWASKATKIKNKVIILDCCQSGSAGELRALRSEGSVVGEGMTILTACKKEEPAMEGAQHGVFTGLLLQALHGGAANILGKITPGSLYSFVDNALDAWEQRPVFKTNVSQFISLREVSPLIPKEILRKLPEWFAEAESVYPLAPSFEPTEPEFNPEQGEVFAQLQKCNRHSLVEPVDAEHMYYAAIHATGCRLTALGAYYRELAIKGHF; this comes from the coding sequence ATGCGCAAGGGACTGTTTATCGGCATCAACGACTACACCCACGTTTCGCGCCTGAGCGGTTGCAGCAATGACGCCATGGCCATGGCCTCGGTGCTGAAGACCGACGCCAATGGCGATCCGAACTTCAAGAACATCGTACTGACTTCCGCCGAGGACTACCTGAGCCGGGAAAAGCTCGAAGACCAGATCCGCGAGCTGTTTTCCGGGGACTGCAATGTCGCGCTGCTGTATTTCGCTGGCCACGGCAGCTTCGACACCGATACCGACGAAGGCATGTTGATACCGCAGGACTACAAGAGCGCCAAGGACGGGATTCGCCTCAGCGACATCCTCAACTGGGCGAGCAAAGCCACCAAGATCAAAAACAAGGTGATCATTCTCGATTGTTGCCAGAGCGGCTCGGCCGGCGAACTGCGCGCCTTGCGCAGTGAAGGCAGCGTGGTCGGCGAAGGCATGACCATCCTGACCGCCTGCAAAAAGGAAGAACCGGCGATGGAGGGCGCGCAGCACGGTGTGTTCACCGGATTGCTGCTCCAGGCCCTGCACGGCGGAGCGGCGAACATCCTGGGCAAGATCACCCCCGGCAGCCTTTATTCTTTTGTCGACAATGCCCTGGATGCCTGGGAACAGCGCCCGGTGTTCAAGACCAATGTCTCGCAGTTCATTTCCCTGCGCGAGGTTTCGCCGCTGATCCCCAAGGAGATCCTGCGCAAACTCCCCGAATGGTTTGCCGAAGCCGAGTCGGTGTACCCCCTCGCCCCCAGCTTTGAACCCACCGAACCCGAGTTCAACCCGGAACAGGGCGAGGTGTTCGCCCAGTTGCAAAAGTGCAATCGCCACAGCCTGGTCGAACCGGTGGACGCCGAACACATGTACTACGCCGCCATCCACGCCACCGGCTGCCGCCTCACTGCCCTCGGCGCCTATTACCGCGAACTCGCGATCAAGGGACATTTCTGA
- a CDS encoding TIR domain-containing protein, with translation MQTYHLFISHSWNYSDAHDNLVRLLNAKPGFTYKNFSVPPENPIVGAKTDKQLEEAIENKIRPCSAVLIMAGMYSTYSKWINKEIEIAKRMGKVIIAIKPFGAERISTVVRDAAHAECAWNTNSIISAIRQHTAV, from the coding sequence ATGCAAACCTACCATCTGTTCATCAGCCACTCGTGGAACTACTCCGACGCCCACGACAATCTCGTGCGCTTGCTCAACGCCAAGCCGGGTTTTACGTACAAGAATTTTTCGGTACCGCCAGAAAACCCGATTGTTGGCGCGAAAACCGACAAACAACTTGAGGAGGCCATCGAAAACAAGATCCGCCCGTGTTCGGCGGTATTGATCATGGCCGGCATGTATTCCACCTACAGCAAGTGGATCAACAAGGAAATCGAGATCGCCAAGCGCATGGGCAAGGTGATCATCGCGATCAAGCCGTTCGGTGCCGAGCGCATCTCCACGGTGGTGCGTGATGCGGCGCATGCCGAGTGTGCGTGGAACACCAACAGCATCATCAGCGCGATTCGCCAGCATACGGCGGTGTAA
- the motB gene encoding flagellar motor protein MotB, with amino-acid sequence MENNQPIIIKRVKRIAGGHHGGAWKIAFADFATAMMAFFLVLWLLSTATPEQKIAIAGYFKDPIGFSESGTPYIIDLGGTPTLAPENTLNPEVKSQPQPDKVTVDTDQVEGMAEQVEKERLELLLQELQNKVDENPQLQKFKDQILFEITPDGLRIQIMDAENRPMFDSGSARLKPYFEDILLAMADTIKAVPNKISISGHTDAKPYTGSGDFGNWELSANRANAARRALVAGSYPEAQVARVVGYASSALFDREHPFNPVNRRIDIVVLTKKAQRAIEGSQGAEPAPDAPQGSAAPQATPAVPVDPNALPADKEPLPAHELRERLNLFDDPAPKPAEPPKQ; translated from the coding sequence ATGGAAAATAATCAGCCGATTATTATCAAGCGCGTCAAGCGCATTGCCGGTGGGCATCACGGGGGCGCATGGAAAATCGCCTTCGCCGACTTCGCCACGGCGATGATGGCGTTCTTCCTGGTGTTGTGGCTGCTGTCCACCGCCACGCCGGAACAGAAGATCGCCATCGCCGGTTACTTCAAGGACCCGATCGGCTTTTCCGAAAGCGGCACGCCGTACATCATCGATCTGGGCGGCACGCCGACCCTGGCGCCGGAAAACACTCTCAACCCCGAGGTCAAGTCCCAGCCACAGCCGGACAAGGTCACCGTCGATACCGATCAGGTCGAAGGCATGGCCGAGCAGGTTGAAAAGGAGCGCCTCGAACTGTTGCTGCAAGAACTGCAGAACAAGGTTGACGAGAACCCGCAGCTGCAGAAGTTCAAGGACCAGATCCTGTTCGAAATCACCCCGGACGGCCTGCGTATCCAGATCATGGACGCGGAAAACCGGCCGATGTTCGACTCGGGTTCGGCCCGTCTGAAACCGTATTTCGAAGACATCCTGTTGGCCATGGCCGACACCATCAAGGCGGTGCCGAACAAGATCAGCATCAGCGGCCACACCGATGCCAAACCGTACACCGGCTCCGGTGATTTCGGCAACTGGGAGCTCTCGGCCAACCGTGCCAACGCCGCACGGCGTGCGCTGGTGGCGGGCAGTTATCCGGAAGCGCAGGTGGCGCGCGTGGTTGGTTATGCCTCGTCGGCCCTGTTTGACCGCGAGCATCCGTTCAACCCGGTGAACCGCCGTATCGACATCGTCGTGCTGACCAAGAAAGCCCAGCGTGCGATCGAAGGTTCACAAGGCGCGGAGCCTGCTCCTGATGCACCGCAAGGTTCGGCTGCTCCGCAAGCCACACCGGCTGTACCGGTCGACCCGAACGCGTTGCCGGCGGACAAGGAACCGCTGCCGGCCCACGAACTGCGCGAGCGTCTGAACCTGTTCGACGACCCGGCACCGAAACCGGCTGAACCGCCCAAGCAGTGA
- a CDS encoding toll/interleukin-1 receptor domain-containing protein, whose translation MSVFISYRHMDRAYAVKINARLIQANIKTYLDVLDAESQTTDDITGVITRNISECTHLLAVVSEKTALSWWVPFEIGEATITNRRICSFKTGPTELPLYLDKWPKLTNDRDIEFFIDAYRNEATQKRAMGLQSVTGSESARSVNKSNADRFHADLKSRIIRGF comes from the coding sequence ATGTCAGTGTTTATCAGCTACCGCCACATGGACCGCGCCTACGCGGTCAAAATCAACGCGCGCCTGATCCAGGCCAACATCAAGACCTACCTCGACGTACTGGATGCCGAATCCCAGACCACCGACGACATCACCGGCGTGATCACCCGCAACATCAGCGAATGCACGCACCTGCTGGCGGTGGTGTCGGAGAAAACCGCGCTGTCCTGGTGGGTGCCGTTCGAAATCGGCGAGGCGACCATCACCAACCGACGCATCTGCTCGTTCAAGACCGGCCCCACCGAGCTACCGCTGTACCTGGACAAGTGGCCGAAGCTGACCAACGATCGGGACATCGAGTTCTTTATCGATGCCTATCGCAACGAAGCGACACAAAAGCGTGCGATGGGACTGCAATCGGTGACCGGTAGCGAGTCGGCGCGCAGCGTTAACAAATCCAATGCGGATCGCTTTCACGCTGACCTCAAGTCCCGAATCATCCGGGGCTTCTGA
- the rsgA gene encoding small ribosomal subunit biogenesis GTPase RsgA, with product MAKRQLNRRQNWRIEKIQGERAARAAKRESSAVEALEGGDLGPEQHGLVIAHFGVQVEVEARDGELAGQVFRCHLRANLPALVTGDQVVWRAGNQGIGVIVAQLPRNTELCRPDSRGQLKPVAANVDMIVIVFAPLPEPHANLIDRYLVAAEHAGIKPLLLLNKFDLIDEHNAPALNALLAVYRTLGYPVLEVSAHHGNGMEQLQTQLDGRISVFVGQSGVGKSSLVNSLLPDVETRVGPLSELSGQGTHTTTTARLFHFPGGGELIDSPGIREFGLGHVSRADVEAGFIEFNDLLGTCRFRDCKHDREPGCALLKALEDGRVQQQRMNSYRSIIASLPENGY from the coding sequence ATGGCCAAACGCCAACTCAATCGTCGTCAAAACTGGCGCATCGAAAAGATTCAGGGCGAACGCGCTGCCCGCGCCGCCAAACGCGAGTCCTCGGCTGTCGAGGCACTCGAAGGTGGCGACCTGGGCCCGGAACAGCACGGCCTGGTGATCGCGCACTTCGGTGTGCAGGTCGAGGTCGAGGCCCGCGACGGCGAACTGGCCGGCCAGGTGTTCCGTTGCCACCTGCGCGCCAACCTGCCGGCGCTGGTGACCGGCGATCAGGTGGTCTGGCGTGCCGGCAACCAGGGCATTGGCGTGATCGTGGCGCAACTGCCGCGCAACACCGAGCTGTGCCGCCCGGACAGCCGCGGCCAGCTCAAGCCTGTTGCGGCCAACGTCGACATGATCGTCATCGTCTTCGCCCCGCTGCCCGAGCCTCATGCCAACCTGATCGACCGCTACCTGGTAGCCGCCGAGCATGCGGGCATCAAGCCGCTGTTGCTGCTGAACAAATTCGACCTGATCGACGAACACAACGCTCCTGCGCTGAATGCCTTGCTCGCCGTATACCGCACCCTCGGCTACCCGGTGCTGGAAGTGTCGGCACACCACGGCAACGGCATGGAGCAATTGCAGACGCAGCTGGACGGACGCATCAGCGTGTTCGTCGGCCAGTCCGGTGTCGGCAAGTCGTCGCTGGTCAACAGCCTGCTGCCGGATGTCGAAACCCGCGTCGGCCCGCTGTCCGAACTGTCCGGCCAGGGCACTCACACCACCACCACCGCGAGATTGTTCCACTTCCCCGGCGGCGGTGAGTTGATCGACTCCCCGGGTATCCGCGAATTCGGTCTGGGCCACGTCAGCCGAGCCGACGTCGAAGCCGGCTTCATCGAGTTCAATGACCTGCTTGGAACCTGCCGCTTTCGCGACTGCAAGCATGACCGCGAACCCGGTTGCGCCCTGCTCAAGGCCCTCGAAGACGGCCGCGTGCAGCAGCAACGGATGAACAGCTACCGCTCGATCATCGCCAGCCTGCCGGAAAACGGCTACTAA